In the Ricinus communis isolate WT05 ecotype wild-type chromosome 3, ASM1957865v1, whole genome shotgun sequence genome, gaattgTCACCATATTTTCTTTGTCTAAAGAAATATATCCAAAAAACTTTTTACAGATTGAGAATACAAACtacttttctatatttttttttctaaaatttaaaaatattcttaaagaaTAATAACTAAAGTATAAAAGAGGGTACCATTTTATGActttaaatatgttttcttttaaacaaCGAGAGGTATGTGGTCACAAATCGTGATAGAAAAGATCTCGCCATTAAAAAGTTTcgatttataagaatttaaccATTTTTACTCCAATCAACCATAATTATCATGTTCGTCAAATTGCAGTGTACAAGTCATTAATCTAATGAGACCGATTTGACAGtcaaataactaaattataaattgttaaataCTAAACTGATATTTGTCAAATACGGGTAACATAATACCAATGGCTGATGAGAGTAAAATGGCTAAATTCTTACGTAGtgaaaatatcttttttttgcTATCACAATCTATACCCATATACAACTCTTTATCtaagaaaaatcataaaataataaaatcacaaaataatttttatatttttcttttaaagaaaacaagcttgataaaaataatgtataaaaataatataaaattcaatctATTAAGAAAAGTTAGACCTACTTTTTTTAACAACCGATAGTAAttccaaagaaaattatatgGCTATATTCTTTACCTTTCTTTTCCAACAATACCCTTTTAATGGTCTCTTTTGTGGggtcatttttaatattatagtgTGTGAAAGCTTGACTTTATGACCTATTTTATGTGATTAGTTCATCGTTTGATTGAAGTTGTTAATGTGCACTTATGATAAGGAAAATGGGGAAGAAAAAGGAGGGACTTGATAATAAAGGAAAAGCAAAATGGCTGTAAAGACATGGAGAATATTATTTAGGTTTAGAAAAGGTTTCACATTGAAAATCacatcattaattaattgttaaaGAATAAAGCTATTGGGTGCTTTCATAGTATTGTGATATTGGGTCTAATTAGCCAATTCCACAtcattactttctttttaattcttttaggtGTGTTTTGATTCCAAATTTGCTTATTTTATTGATGTGACTAAAATGGTATGTTGTGATTATGGGGTGCAGTCTATGTCCCACTCACTAATTGCTTTTTGTTCAAATTCAAAAAGTCTTTGCAACTCTTTCTAAtctaattattcattaataatgCATGGCTTTTAGCCATCTTTATTGGAAGCAAATCTTGAGTTCTTGACTCTTGACTGTGCAATGATGCTCTTAGGTAAGTAGCAAATTCATGGGGATTTGCTTTTAGTTTAATCAATCATGAGTCTTTGTTTGGGAGTGGCTGAgattataaattctaattcttgtaTTTCATCTagtttctatttaatatttatgcatataaagttataatttataattcaactgaaatactaataaattatcaatattatgtatattttacgaatttaaatctcaattgatattaaattaatcaagtaATACTaccataaaaaagaatagaagctAAAGCACAAAGAACTTCTGCTTTTATAGCTCAAATTCTAAAGTAGGGccacttttttctttacttcaAAGAGACGTATATggatttcttttaagaaataattggaataaatattttattttaaaaatttaattttttttttcttttcgaaTGCAtagtctattttaatttatatcaatttttattcgTCTGATGCTGtataatagttttataaaaatattatatgtccCGTAtggataaaaattaatataaattaaaataagatgtttgatattttttttttaaaaaaaaatctattcaaagaaaagctaatagaataaaatactaaaaaacgTGATAAATCCTATAAGTAAGTAATACAATCAGAAAATAAAACGTTATAAATCCAATGAATGACTTTATCCTCCATGTCCTTTGCTTTCTTCTTGCCGGTTGAACAACGGTCGGCTTGATTTAGTTCGGTTCAGTTTGATTTTGAtcagaaattaaatatttaaaacttttaattttataaaataaattaaaaacaactTGTCAATTATTGCTTTAACAACAGACTAATGcttaattttagtttgttttaaactctcattcatttatttatatagtagATAATTTTAGGTAACGTTTTATCAAAAGAAGGTAGTAAATGGGATTCGAATTAAAATCTTCAAATTTaatcatcttcttcttgatttacattgataaaaaaaaaaaaaacaacaccaaTTGCCATATACAACTACAGTTCTTAGCCACATAATGTAAAATTATAGCTAAATTATTACATTAGCTACAAAAATTAACTTTTcataactatatataattttagtaaattgTTCGATCACAAAACTAATCATATATTCGAATATATCaaatttgttataatatttcaatttcgTGGCAATAActatttaactataatatttgagccatagtaaaaatattatagttaattaatttaatttactacaaatgttaaaaaaagcaataacaaataataattatataattatagtacAGTAGAACctcgataaattaataatattggctaaataataattttctccGATCCCGACTTGGGCCAATgggataaaataataattttgctaaatttataagataataattttttaaaaatttcttaaagcccattgaaaatataaaataataattcattaaatacatataaaaattccaTATACTAtgtaaattcataaaataaatcactTTCTAGATAGCTTCtaattttaaacattttattgTCCATTGAAACATTTCATATTCTATTGTACGTACATGTATGCATTGCATTTTAAACCACATCATTCCTAAAATTATTTCTGATACAATGCACTATCATCCATTATGCATTTAGAATATCAAAGatcatttctaaattttttaattcctttataaattttatataaatttaataaaaaataatgtataaaatattaactattctctaaaataataaatattaatttatcggtaaattaataatctctataagataataatttttcatgattttaaggttattattttatagaggTTCTACTGTATTAGTCtcacaaattaaataatcaaatataaatttaaactttctaagaatattttcttctttcattggAAATTGAATTGTTAATTAAACGAACtctattgaaaatataaacatagattaaataaagtgagaaaataaaatacatatattaataaacttgtaaaataagctaaatagcatattagtttctataaaatcaaaagaataataaatgaCATCATAATCCTTAATAAAACgcttaaaataacttaaaaatgTCTCTCTAGCTGGCTAGAATGTAGCCATCAACATTTATCATGATAAAACTAATCAATTACCAATTTGTGTCATGGATTAATTAAATGTCCAGAATTTCAAAATTCCCTTCTATATTTGCACACAAATCCTTTTTGAAAATGGCCTATCCTTTAAGTTTACCATTTCTCTAATCAAGCTCCTATAATAGGGCTTAATgtcaatttttcaatttatttggTCATATTGTACAAGTTATGTACTCATTAGGCCAAGTTACTTTTTGGGTTGGCTGGACTTTGTTGACAAATccataaatattaagttttgagatttaaaaactttttaatatgatgtcattatattttaatttatataactttattttgACATACATATTTAAGTTtacatgtaattttatttttttattaatttattaattaataaattaagtaatcttagaaaatatcatttaaattattttttaatattattttaactaacacaattagacaataattttaattttaaaaataatattttaaataatttaattaacttataaattaatttttaattatataataatttctaatcctaataattataataataataataaatatatttataatattaatttacataataatagaaattaattaataaatattttatattattacactaataaaatttattttgaaactaataaaatcttgaaatactaaaaatctcaaaaagctatttaaaaatatttaatttattattatttttaaatattataaataattataaaatactaaacattttattaaaatttatctataaatttaattaatattattatttataattaaaatggtATAAcgcataaataattaattaatttaaaaataaatttataattaaatcattttataatttatgaaatatgGTAAGAATCAATGAAACtcaatattttcattattctctTAAGGAAAAATCTATTAtccacataaaaaagaagaacaataCAATGTCATCAAAGTATAAATAGCTATAAAAACCTTCAATGGCAACAATGGAAAGCAGCATTGGTGACCAgacatttcattatttttaaaatttggttCAATTCGGTCTAAAACCAGCCAAACCGAATAATATCTTGGTTCAATTTAGcttctatttaaaatattttcgcTATAACCgatatttaataatagagatttgattttctctttcaaatatagaatatgaatatcatatttatcatatattattacaGATAGCATTGAACATAAATCTACATTAACATGATACTATAATAAAAGCTGAAAAtgtctttttccttttttttttaaatgagaagtaaaagtaatgtacCGCATATTACTCATGCatatataacataataatatatcaacTATATTTATAGGATTAACTgcaacatttttatttatatttttattagttctattcatatatatttaatttgaagaaattcatataaatttatgtaaatagttaaatataaatttgaatctcatattatatttatgaataaattcttagagattttttgtaatatattGAATTGTTAACTAAATGAGTGTTCTTGAAAATGTAACATGGATTAAATGAAGTGATAGAATAGAATATatagttaaatttaaatttaaattaaatattttaaccaAATATAATAGAAGGGTAatattgtctttttctttacttaatCAAGTATTAAATGCatacttttataattctaGATGGCTACGATCTAGCCATTTAGCATTGTCCGTTTGATTAATATCTATGTcaacattttatttaatctctCAGACGTACAATTCTGACGATATGCCACATAACACTCAATAAGTTCTCTTTCATGggtatttattgaattatgaaattcaattttatatgaattagtaaaagaaatagcctttttcttatttcttttctttgttttttgggttatattattgtattctATGGCTGGTTGATGAAATAGAATAACACTTcttaaagattaaaataagtaagaatagaataatagtttttaataatttttattctaatatttgaTTCATGAGCTTGGATTtactatatatacatatggTGGTGGTGATAGGTCTAAATTGTACATAgtaatttagaatatttttaaattttattgatattttttttttgtataatttgatagaaatatatatttataccttacttaaaattaactattttatttcaaatgatATTAGTTAAGATTAGAGTTTATAGACAAAATACATAGGAAAATGACTTAATTAGACATTTTGCAGTCAATACCTCTGATTTTGAGACACTTAGACTTACTATTGATTATGATTATGCTAGCCGAATTCTACTATTTATCTAGGGACATTTTAGttattaacattattattagagtttatattaaaagttataatagaataatatttggtggaattaaaaatatctataatcttagatatttatttttagggGATACATTTTTGTGAAAAACTCTACAAAATAAATCTCTACAGATATGAACCTAAAGTCTTGAGTCTATTCTCTGTGAGATGAAAATCTGAGATCTCAAGTCTATTCACTATTACATCTTTCATctgtatatatttatcatttttttcttcataattctctacagtttttTTATACACTTTAGTATATCTGCATATGTTCATTATTCTTCTCTGTCTacaatttttcattctttttttttttttttacaattcttTACAGTTTttcataaacactttagtACATGATCCTTGCTTGCAACTTTTCCACTACTCAAATCTTAATCCTGTAATAGATGTTTAATTCCTTTGTATCAATGGCTAAGTTGTAATCCAAGCTAGGGTTTTACTTTTTGAAGGATTGTTTTGAGTGACATAAATGAGACAGagaatgataaattttctaaCTATAAAACACAAAAAGATCCTTAGATAGTTGGTGGTAGAAGACCATAACAAAGCATTTAAAGAAAACCTAGGTAATTTGCGGTCCTTCCAACCCAAcccatgaaaagaaaagaattttacaGGGCTCAAGAAGAAATCAGTTATTATCATtatggaagaagaagatgattgTAAAAGAGACTACTTGAAATTTAACTTTCTGAGGCAAATCATCTTTCTCCAATACATTCTCTAGCCTACCCAGAACATACTTGTCCAAGTTGAGTTGCCTAGCCATATGGCATTCACTTTCTGAAACAATTAAACACCCCTAATAGATTCAACATGACCAACTGTAAATTAtagttgaaaaataaattcattgaTTTTGAGCACATACTATACATCACAACTAGTTGGTTAATGGCTTGGAGTGCAGGAGGCCAAGGTTGAAATCCACGTCCTTTTCCACCAACCACTTCTCATGCATCAAGCAACCAACCCCAAACTGTTGCCCTCTACTTCACAAACATAATATCTATACAAAATAAAGTTCACAATGAAAAACATTTACACTATTACATTACCTCATTCATTGTAAATTTCTGAGACACATGTCACATTTCAGCTATTGGTTGGGTCCCAAAAGGGAAAGTAGGAATGTCCGATAATGGCCTGATGTTTCCGAGTGAACAGCATCATTCAATGTCTTTTTGTATTTCTTCAGGTATTCAGCTTTTATATATTGCATATCAATCTCGGTCCTTGTAACAATTACCCTTATCAGTGTGGTATCATTAGTACCTAGGCCTTTCATTGCCTTGCGCAGCACCTGTGAAAGATAAATCTTGTAGATGACTAGAAGATAAGTacaaaatgaacaaaaaaaaaaaaaacaatgttGCAAAAATGTTGCGAAGGACATAATTGCATGTTAAATGTATCAGAATGTATCTTGCAGGTGTCTAAAactgaaaagaagaaaggatcTCTCTCTTGCTCTGGCTCTGGCTCTCTGACTCAGATTCTGCATATGAAAATCCCATAATCTCAGAGAGTTTATTCTCTACTTTGTCATAgaaaataaagacaagaaGCAGAACGCAGCACGCTTATCAAAAACTCACCACGAGAAGATATTGCTATTATTATCAAACTGCTTATGTAGCTGCTTTAATATAAGTTGCAGAGCTGTTAATATCTCAGTTCAACTTCAGATTTATCTTCTCCATGCAAAGATGAAGTTTTattacaaacaaaaaaaagatgaagTATTCTCCATTACAGTTGCTCAAAGTGAAGGGCACATGTATCACATGAGTTGTCCATACATGGTTTGTTTTCCAAGTCAAACAAAGCCTTCAATAACCTAATTAAACATAATGTGCCTGCCAACCAAAAAGTTCTGATATCCAACACAATGAAATATGGATGTAGGATTTTCATTGCAACACATGCCAATGATAGAACTGAAAGACAAGGATAGAACGTGAAAAGGGACAGTACCTTTGCAAAGTACTTTGCAGGATTTTCTGAGCATTGCAAAATTGTCAATAGAGCATGCTTGAAATGTCCTGATGTTTCACCCTTTATAACCTGATATGTTATACATTCAAACTTTGCCCCACAGAAGAAAATCAAGACCAAGAAGAGATGAGATGAAATGAGAAAAGCATACCTTTTTCAGAGATTTCCCGTACATGTTATGATAAGCATAATCAACTGCAGCTAAATGTGCTCCACTTCGTTCGCTAAATACGCGGATGAAGGTCTTCTCATCAGTTCCCAATTTCTTCTCTCCAGCTTTATAAAGAGTCTTTGCGTCATCCTGAGCCATCACATTATCAACTTCCCGGCCTTCATAGCGAGGAGTGTTTGCATATGCAAGCAAGAGCTAAATCAAGTTTTAACAATTACGTATCAGCAAAAATTAATGTCCTTCACGAATATCAAGGGAAGAAGCAAGCAAGCAAACAAACATGCCAAACAATGCGAAGGGTGTTGAGagagtaaatttaaaatacaaaaattaatttcataagaaAACATCAATAAAGAATGCAAAGAAAAGGGGTTAGCATTGAATGCAACCATTAGCCTCCGTTGataaaagaagtaaaaatatttaaaaatagtagaGTGTCAGTCAAATTAATCTTTCCATAAGGTAGCAAGAGCCATGTTAAATCTTTCTTACAGCTATATGCACTGTAATAACAGGTACTCTGGCTATGCATGACAGTTACTGAAACTCCCAATTGGTGACTTTGTCTTTGACAATCATAGCAACTATTCAATGTAAAGAACCAAACCTTCTATAGATGAGATAATAAACATTGCAATCAAAATAAAGCTAGTACCAGTTGGCAGCCTTATATCATGCAGTAATTGGAGTTACATAGATTTTCCAATGTTGCATAAAGAACCAGAAACCCATATCAGGACAATATTATACATTTGTACAAacacaaaacaaagaaaagaaaacctgaAATGTATCATACACAATTCTGAACAGTGACAAAGAAATTAACGTGTGAAATAGGTGTACAGGCTAAATGAGAAAAACCATACAAgctatataaaaagaaaaaatgagaagTATCCTTCAACCACAAGTTTCGGAAAGAAAATTGActtgaagaaaaaagagaaaaataatatacctTTTTATGGTCACCTGATGTGTACAAGTTGATATCATGTTCAAGGTGAACGCCAAATTTTGCATGGTAATGCTGCTTGAATACCTGAATCTGGGAAGGGGTTCGAGAACAGATTACTTCAGTTGCAGCTTCGATATTACTTATGTCTGGAAGCAAACCTTGCCTAACAATTATTGCATCACGTCCAGGTAGATCATGCATCCAGAGCAGAATTGCTATCTGAAATAAGTAGGAAACCAAAATAAGCAGAAACAATAAACCACTACTTTGAGAATTTCAAACTATAATTACATCTCCATTACAAGATATAGGATGTATTATGCTATGGTaaccaaaaattataagaGGCCATGAAAATCATACTACCAAAATGATTGAAGAGAATTCCTGAGGTAAAATATCGGTACCTCCAATTTGCCACTGAGTTCTGAAGACAGGCGCTTAAGAAGGTCCTCAGAGTATATTGTTCTGTACTCCTGTTGTATGAGCATACGCTGTGTTGCATCTCGATGAGCCAGTATATTAATCACTACTGAGGTGTCGCATCCAAATCCTGGGAAAATTAAAGACTACAAAAATTCAAATGCAACACCACGTATTTGACAAAAACATTTCTAGTTACATAGTCAATCATTCTTCTAACACTTCAGATCtcttcaaagaaattgtaatttaattGCTAACTTAAGTTCTGTGAGGGAAATAGACGATGAAATAATGCAactaagaaaaagaatctCAGAATTTGCAATCAGATAAATCTTAACTATGATAACTGAGGATCTTAACTATGATAACTGAGGATCTTAACTATGATAATTGAGGATTTACCGATCAAATTCTTTACTTGTGGATTCTACTTTGCTCATGTTcaagaataatataatttattatagaaCATGCATCTTTAATGTCTAATAAATGGTGGTTTTCATATTTTGTGTTACCCATCCAAATTATTCTTGATCCCTTATTCTCTGTCTCTAACCATTAAAATTCTCACTGAACCAACTCCAAAGCACAACAATCGCCAATtctgaatataaataaaatatgcatTTCCTTTATGCTGTCATATCTCATTAAAACACTCATGGTTATACGACAAGAAGTGCAGCATTCTGCCTACAATATATGTACTTTTAAGCATGGAACCTTGTGCTGTAATATATTCCCGGTATTCTTATTACCAACCAAATTTGAGAGGAGTGAAGTTACATTTCTTTTCAAAGAGCACTGAGCATGGAGATCGCATTAGCTACATATCACTTTCCTTTAAGGATTTAGAGCATATTACTAATTCTgtaatttagaataattaacCATTGTAGGAGAACAAAGAGTCCTTTAGTCCCTATATTTATATAACCTAATTATTTCTTaggcttttattatttttatcatcatcattgttaaattattttattgtcttTTGGTTGATTAGGTTTGACTAGGTTTAAAGTCAAAACTTCATATCCTTGGGGAAGACTCCAATACCACTTGGCCAGAACTCATTGAATATTTCTTAGGCTTTTGAGTAACAAATTAACTGATTTGAGCTAACTATGGCAACAACATCGCTTAGGTATGTAGTTTTTAGCTTCTTCTATTTCTCCTTCTAATTCTGCAACTATAGTGCGTCACATTATGCTCACAGCAATGAATCACTCTTTTCTTAGTCCCATAAGTCCCTTATTCTGTAACTTATCTTCCAATAGACCAACATAACCCTGAATTTGTACAATTCTCCCTACTCTTTTTAATAACCCTCACTAAACCATCCTGTACTGGGCTTTTGAATTGGCACAAAAAACTTATGCAACCTACTGCCATTTTCCAGGTCATGTAGTTTTAGCTTCTTCTATTTCTCTTCTAATTCTACTACTATAGTGACTCATAGCAACAAATCTCTCTTTTCTTAGTCCAATAACTCCTCAATTCTTTAACCTTATCTTCCAATAGACCAACATAATACTGACGTGTACAATTTTCCCTACTCTTCCTAATAGCCTCACTATTACCTAGCTTTTGAGTTAGCATAAAAAACTTATGCAACCAGCTGCTATTTTCCAGGTCAAGGAATGGCCAACTTTTTCCCTTATACAGGCGAAAAGCAAATCTATACTATGACATGCACTCAAAAAACTGAAAAGTTG is a window encoding:
- the LOC8280786 gene encoding annexin D5 isoform X2, translating into MATLNIPPALASPRDDAMQLHRAFKGFGCDTSVVINILAHRDATQRMLIQQEYRTIYSEDLLKRLSSELSGKLEIAILLWMHDLPGRDAIIVRQGLLPDISNIEAATEVICSRTPSQIQVFKQHYHAKFGVHLEHDINLYTSGDHKKLLLAYANTPRYEGREVDNVMAQDDAKTLYKAGEKKLGTDEKTFIRVFSERSGAHLAAVDYAYHNMYGKSLKKVIKGETSGHFKHALLTILQCSENPAKYFAKVLRKAMKGLGTNDTTLIRVIVTRTEIDMQYIKAEYLKKYKKTLNDAVHSETSGHYRTFLLSLLGPNQ
- the LOC8280786 gene encoding annexin D5 isoform X3, producing MATLNIPPALASPRDDAMQLHRAFKGFGCDTSVVINILAHRDATQRMLIQQEYRTIYSEDLLKRLSSELSGKLEIAILLWMHDLPGRDAIIVRQGLLPDISNIEAATEVICSRTPSQIQVFKQHYHAKFGVHLEHDINLYTSGDHKKLLLAYANTPRYEGREVDNVMAQDDAKTLYKAGEKKLGTDEKTFIRVFSERSGAHLAAVDYAYHNMYGKSLKKVIKGETSGHFKHALLTILQCSENPAKYFAKNLSQRARARARERSFLLFSFRHLQDTF
- the LOC8280786 gene encoding annexin D5 isoform X1, which encodes MATLNIPPALASPRDDAMQLHRAFKGFGCDTSVVINILAHRDATQRMLIQQEYRTIYSEDLLKRLSSELSGKLEIAILLWMHDLPGRDAIIVRQGLLPDISNIEAATEVICSRTPSQIQVFKQHYHAKFGVHLEHDINLYTSGDHKKLLLAYANTPRYEGREVDNVMAQDDAKTLYKAGEKKLGTDEKTFIRVFSERSGAHLAAVDYAYHNMYGKSLKKVIKGETSGHFKHALLTILQCSENPAKYFAKIYLSQVLRKAMKGLGTNDTTLIRVIVTRTEIDMQYIKAEYLKKYKKTLNDAVHSETSGHYRTFLLSLLGPNQ